From Halanaeroarchaeum sulfurireducens, a single genomic window includes:
- a CDS encoding 6-hydroxymethylpterin diphosphokinase MptE-like protein, producing the protein MDDANWMPLYERIRSDFGYDRRADEHARDVLADYATPFDFDRLDVAGCSVAIAGGAPSLVDETGLAADADRVFAASTAADVLKAAEVPVDLMVTDLDKNAETAVAMTNAGRPVAVHAHGDNVPLVREVVPRMDAEHVLATTQVRPVDSVYNVGGFTDGDRAAFLADHLGADRLVFPGWEFDDRTVDRVKRKKLEWAKRLLAFLETRRNEQFDVLDGHRSSIEPL; encoded by the coding sequence ATGGATGACGCGAACTGGATGCCACTGTACGAACGAATACGAAGCGACTTCGGCTACGACCGGCGTGCCGACGAGCACGCCCGCGACGTCCTCGCCGACTACGCGACGCCCTTCGATTTCGACCGCCTCGACGTCGCGGGGTGTAGCGTTGCCATTGCGGGTGGCGCGCCCTCACTGGTAGACGAGACGGGACTGGCAGCCGATGCGGACCGGGTGTTCGCCGCGTCGACGGCCGCCGACGTGCTCAAGGCCGCCGAGGTGCCCGTCGACCTCATGGTGACGGATCTCGACAAAAACGCCGAAACTGCGGTCGCGATGACGAACGCCGGACGACCCGTCGCAGTTCACGCTCACGGGGACAACGTCCCTCTCGTTCGGGAGGTGGTCCCGCGGATGGACGCCGAGCACGTCCTCGCGACCACGCAAGTGCGCCCAGTCGATTCCGTCTACAACGTCGGCGGTTTCACCGACGGAGACCGGGCAGCGTTCCTGGCTGACCACCTCGGCGCCGACCGCCTGGTCTTTCCCGGCTGGGAGTTCGACGACCGCACCGTGGACCGGGTCAAACGGAAGAAACTCGAGTGGGCAAAGCGTCTGCTCGCGTTTCTGGAAACGCGTCGCAACGAGCAATTCGACGTCCTGGACGGCCACCGATCATCGATCGAGCCGCTGTAG
- a CDS encoding MmgE/PrpD family protein, giving the protein MPATIAENLADYAAELSYDDLDERTIEDAKDRLVDSIATAYAGLDEQPVQAVREYAQRSSAERTATVIGGGEGSLERATLANGSAIRYLDWNDTYLSLEPGHPSDNFGALLTVADAYESSGEELLTATALAYEVQTRLCDAASLRKNGWDHVNYGLASASLGAGKLMGLSTDELADAVRLAINGHAAMRQARTGELTEWKGMAFGNADRNAVVAAELAKAGINGPKPIFEGEFGVFNQLTGEFELDVEEFGGRGGDFKLPRTYIKRYPVEYHAQAAVNCALDMLEEQDLEWTDIEKIENETYEAAVSIIADEEKWDPQTRETADHSMPYCIARAFIDGEMTIEQFDLEKVKADDVRELMDVMEVVERDEYTEAYGESFPHRMVVHTTEKAYECEMTYPRGHPDNPLTEEQLAGKFADGTREHLSEAERDAALDALLSVDEMDDVSELLPIV; this is encoded by the coding sequence ATGCCTGCAACAATTGCCGAAAACCTCGCAGATTACGCAGCGGAACTCTCGTACGACGACCTCGACGAGCGAACCATCGAGGACGCAAAAGATCGGCTCGTCGACTCGATCGCGACGGCCTACGCCGGTCTCGACGAACAACCAGTACAGGCGGTACGAGAGTACGCCCAGCGCTCCAGCGCCGAGCGTACCGCCACGGTCATTGGCGGGGGCGAGGGAAGCCTCGAACGGGCAACACTCGCCAACGGGAGCGCGATTCGGTACCTCGACTGGAACGACACCTATCTCTCGCTGGAACCCGGTCACCCCTCGGATAACTTTGGCGCGCTCCTGACCGTCGCGGATGCCTACGAGTCCTCGGGCGAAGAGCTCTTGACGGCGACCGCTCTCGCCTACGAGGTACAGACTCGGCTGTGCGACGCGGCCTCCCTCCGAAAGAACGGCTGGGACCACGTCAACTACGGCCTGGCCTCCGCATCGCTCGGGGCCGGCAAACTCATGGGGCTCTCGACGGATGAGCTGGCCGACGCGGTTCGTCTCGCGATCAACGGGCACGCAGCGATGCGGCAGGCCCGGACCGGCGAACTCACCGAGTGGAAGGGGATGGCCTTCGGCAACGCCGACAGAAACGCGGTGGTCGCGGCGGAACTCGCCAAAGCCGGGATCAACGGCCCGAAACCGATTTTCGAGGGCGAGTTCGGCGTCTTCAATCAGCTCACGGGCGAGTTCGAACTCGATGTCGAGGAGTTCGGCGGTCGCGGCGGCGACTTCAAGCTCCCGCGCACGTACATCAAGCGGTACCCGGTCGAGTACCACGCCCAGGCCGCGGTCAACTGTGCGCTCGACATGCTCGAGGAGCAAGATCTCGAGTGGACCGATATCGAGAAGATCGAAAACGAGACCTACGAAGCCGCGGTGAGCATCATCGCGGACGAGGAGAAGTGGGATCCACAGACCCGCGAGACGGCCGACCACTCGATGCCGTACTGCATCGCGCGCGCGTTCATCGACGGCGAGATGACGATCGAGCAGTTCGACCTCGAGAAGGTCAAAGCCGACGACGTTCGCGAGTTGATGGATGTCATGGAGGTCGTCGAGCGGGACGAATACACCGAGGCGTACGGCGAGAGCTTCCCGCATCGGATGGTGGTCCACACGACCGAGAAGGCCTACGAGTGCGAGATGACGTATCCACGGGGCCACCCGGACAACCCGCTCACCGAGGAGCAACTCGCCGGCAAGTTCGCGGATGGGACGCGCGAACACCTCTCGGAGGCCGAGCGGGACGCGGCCCTCGACGCCTTGCTGTCGGTCGACGAGATGGACGACGTCTCTGAGCTATTGCCGATCGTGTAA
- a CDS encoding isocitrate lyase/PEP mutase family protein codes for MSADARETFRELIERDEIAVLPGSFNALSAKIVEKVGFDAVYLSGAGVSNAKLGIADVGLATQTELRDQIEYVAEAVDIPIMSDADTGYGNPIHVRRTVQLYEQAGAAALHIEDQDFPKQCGHFDDKSVVDPETMEQKIEAAVDAREDPNFTIVARTDAREGLGIDAAIERSNRFADAGADMIFPEAPLDEDEMRRYAAEIDAPIMANMVEYGKTPLLSAEELDEIGYDLVIFPNSLLRAAMVAMLDTAEHIHETGGTADIVDDIASFELRNELTDFEFVQELEERYAVSEK; via the coding sequence ATGTCAGCAGACGCGCGCGAAACCTTTCGCGAACTCATCGAAAGGGACGAAATTGCCGTTCTTCCCGGGAGCTTCAACGCGTTGAGCGCCAAGATCGTCGAGAAAGTGGGGTTCGACGCCGTCTACCTCTCCGGGGCCGGCGTCTCGAATGCCAAACTCGGCATCGCCGACGTGGGATTGGCGACGCAGACCGAGCTTCGCGACCAGATCGAATACGTCGCGGAGGCCGTCGACATCCCGATCATGTCCGACGCCGACACGGGCTATGGCAATCCAATCCACGTTCGACGGACGGTACAACTCTACGAGCAAGCCGGTGCCGCGGCGCTCCATATCGAGGATCAGGACTTCCCAAAGCAGTGTGGGCACTTCGACGACAAGTCCGTCGTCGATCCGGAGACGATGGAACAAAAGATCGAGGCGGCCGTCGACGCACGCGAGGACCCCAATTTCACGATCGTCGCGCGAACGGACGCCAGGGAGGGACTCGGAATCGACGCCGCGATCGAGCGATCGAACCGATTCGCCGACGCGGGAGCGGACATGATTTTCCCCGAAGCCCCCCTCGACGAGGACGAAATGCGTCGATACGCAGCAGAAATCGACGCGCCGATCATGGCCAATATGGTCGAGTACGGCAAGACGCCGCTGCTCTCCGCCGAGGAGCTCGACGAGATCGGGTACGATCTGGTCATCTTCCCCAACTCGTTGCTCCGGGCCGCGATGGTCGCAATGTTGGATACTGCCGAACACATTCACGAAACCGGCGGGACGGCCGATATCGTCGACGACATCGCCAGTTTCGAGTTACGCAACGAACTCACTGACTTCGAGTTCGTTCAGGAACTCGAGGAACGCTACGCGGTATCCGAGAAGTAG